CAGGTTTTTCTCGCGGGCGAGGCGGGCGACCAGATGGCTGCCCACCGGGATGGTTGCGAACTGAAAGACCATGGCGAGCGCCACCTTGAGTCCGGCGGCCTCGGTTCCGAGTTCGACCCACACGGCTCCGAGCAGCAGCAGAATGCCCAAGGTCACCGCCTTGGCGACCGCGTGGCTGCGGCAAAGCACGTCC
The DNA window shown above is from Verrucomicrobiia bacterium and carries:
- the mnhG gene encoding monovalent cation/H(+) antiporter subunit G, whose product is MKDLLLSLLVLSGTTLIVIAAIGVIRLPDVLCRSHAVAKAVTLGILLLLGAVWVELGTEAAGLKVALAMVFQFATIPVGSHLVARLAREKNLPRWRGGPDNTSPGGPAG